From the Methanomassiliicoccales archaeon genome, one window contains:
- a CDS encoding response regulator, with amino-acid sequence MNDCIRKPRLLLVEDNRGDTFLIKEMLRDTGIELNITVAEDGQKALEILDRANGNTERPIDFVILDLNLPKVNGFEVLSYMKRMHGMRDIPVVVMTGSLNKDDRIKATSMGATNFLIKPSSNSEFEAIVDWMKGTLIGLDRTSAEKCPPGVNELKACPGDRSVPYRGSSRPTDRSDVNDRTSNPNGRFGPF; translated from the coding sequence ATGAACGACTGCATTCGGAAGCCCCGGCTCCTTCTGGTGGAGGACAACCGAGGGGACACTTTCCTAATCAAAGAGATGCTCCGGGACACCGGGATCGAGCTAAATATCACGGTGGCAGAGGACGGTCAGAAAGCGTTGGAGATCCTGGACCGTGCCAACGGGAATACGGAAAGACCTATCGACTTCGTCATACTGGACCTCAATCTGCCCAAGGTCAACGGGTTCGAGGTGCTGTCCTACATGAAGAGAATGCACGGGATGAGGGACATACCGGTCGTCGTCATGACCGGGTCCTTGAACAAGGATGACCGGATCAAGGCCACCTCGATGGGGGCGACCAACTTCCTTATCAAACCGTCCTCGAACAGCGAGTTCGAGGCTATCGTCGATTGGATGAAGGGAACGCTGATCGGTCTGGACAGGACCTCGGCGGAGAAGTGTCCGCCTGGGGTCAATGAGCTCAAGGCATGTCCAGGTGACCGATCCGTTCCGTACAGGGGATCGTCAAGGCCCACCGACCGGTCCGATGTGAACGATAGAACATCGAATCCTAACGGCCGTTTCGGTCCATTTTGA
- a CDS encoding fasciclin domain-containing protein: MKNIYDTLKENGNFTTLVEAIDIAGLRDTFVRGGDFTLFAPSDEAFAGALKEKMDELLRDRNSAAELVKGHTMNGKHKADTIRSGVKLQNGGWINADRSEGLRIGEALAVQPDIECDNGVVHVIDRVLMPEMVIA, from the coding sequence ATGAAGAACATATACGACACACTGAAAGAGAACGGGAACTTCACGACCCTTGTGGAAGCGATCGACATAGCCGGCTTGAGGGATACCTTCGTGAGAGGCGGAGATTTCACCCTCTTTGCCCCATCGGACGAGGCGTTTGCAGGGGCCCTGAAGGAAAAGATGGACGAACTGCTGAGAGACCGGAACAGCGCCGCCGAACTGGTCAAAGGCCACACCATGAACGGAAAGCACAAGGCCGATACCATCAGGAGCGGCGTGAAACTTCAGAACGGAGGTTGGATCAACGCGGACAGGAGCGAGGGGTTGAGGATCGGGGAGGCACTGGCGGTCCAGCCGGACATCGAGTGCGACAACGGTGTTGTCCACGTCATAGACCGGGTCCTGATGCCAGAGATGGTAATTGCCTGA
- a CDS encoding YHS domain-containing protein, whose product MGYSDSMAIDLVCGMNVDERTAKFFSEYKGRRFYFCGKMCKEEFDDDPEKFLRLESRMKK is encoded by the coding sequence GTGGGATACTCCGATAGCATGGCGATCGATCTGGTCTGTGGTATGAACGTGGACGAGCGGACGGCCAAGTTCTTCTCCGAGTACAAAGGGAGAAGATTCTACTTCTGTGGCAAGATGTGCAAAGAGGAGTTCGACGACGACCCGGAGAAGTTCCTTAGGCTCGAATCCAGGATGAAGAAATAG
- a CDS encoding YHS domain-containing protein → MAIDLVCGNNVDEQKAKFFSEYNGRRFYFCTKMCKGEFDEKPEKFLWMEATLKRKIE, encoded by the coding sequence ATGGCGATCGATCTGGTTTGCGGCAACAACGTCGACGAGCAGAAGGCGAAATTCTTCAGTGAATACAATGGACGGAGATTCTACTTCTGTACCAAAATGTGTAAAGGAGAGTTCGACGAGAAACCGGAAAAGTTCCTCTGGATGGAAGCGACCCTGAAGCGAAAGATAGAGTGA
- a CDS encoding SDR family oxidoreductase, translating into MSKVILITGCSSGIGHATAHFFADEGWSVVATMRHPEQRQTDLKGMDNVDLLHLDVTDLGSVRDAVRRTIEKHGRIDVLVNNAGYAVEGVFEATTPEQVRRQFETNVLGLMDITREVIPIMRAQNGGTIVNVSSISGRIGAPLHSVYDGAKFAVEGFSEGLQYELRPFNIRVKLIEPGVIRTDFYTRSMDFAKKEGLTEYDAMVTAEKKSAEQKIRVGSPPERIALCIFEAVNDMNWKLRHHAGKYSGLMLALRRILPDRAFFALIRRSSLPKK; encoded by the coding sequence ATGTCGAAAGTGATCTTGATAACGGGGTGCTCCAGCGGCATCGGCCATGCCACGGCGCATTTCTTCGCGGACGAGGGATGGAGCGTGGTGGCGACCATGCGCCACCCGGAGCAGCGGCAGACCGACCTGAAGGGCATGGACAATGTCGACCTGCTGCATCTCGATGTCACGGACCTCGGGTCGGTCAGGGACGCGGTCCGGAGAACGATAGAGAAGCACGGGAGGATAGACGTCCTGGTCAACAACGCTGGTTACGCCGTGGAGGGCGTGTTCGAGGCAACGACACCGGAACAGGTCCGAAGGCAGTTCGAAACGAACGTTCTCGGGCTCATGGACATCACCAGGGAGGTCATCCCGATCATGAGGGCCCAGAATGGCGGTACCATCGTCAACGTCTCATCGATAAGCGGCAGGATCGGCGCTCCGCTACACTCCGTCTATGACGGGGCCAAGTTTGCCGTGGAAGGTTTCTCGGAGGGGCTGCAGTATGAGCTGCGCCCGTTCAACATCAGGGTCAAGCTCATCGAACCGGGCGTGATCAGGACCGATTTCTATACCCGGTCCATGGACTTCGCGAAAAAGGAAGGCCTGACCGAGTACGATGCGATGGTGACAGCGGAGAAAAAGAGCGCCGAGCAGAAGATAAGGGTCGGTTCACCGCCGGAACGCATCGCCCTGTGCATCTTCGAGGCGGTCAATGACATGAACTGGAAGCTGCGCCACCACGCCGGCAAGTACTCAGGGCTGATGCTGGCACTAAGAAGGATCCTGCCGGACCGGGCGTTCTTCGCGCTCATACGGCGCTCTTCTCTGCCGAAGAAGTGA
- a CDS encoding winged helix-turn-helix domain-containing protein, producing MQADDIREQIEALRQEVRGLSNSILNLRQDDMRKVFGDQIRPVLMDRIERHYSRLTISEIQAATPRSSLTELVDQTIATFQQEGRSRALDKVEELEKGLAHGDSRFEAELIAQLREYIQLSETIFNQTVPEVQVERDARNGLGSRSISPDSFERLLAPLSNAKRVQVMMLLSRESNSLAELCKELELQKGHLQFHLKALLDVNYIRFDRKSRLYSMTPRGTMVLERVAKLMDDLMALP from the coding sequence ATGCAGGCAGATGATATCCGGGAACAGATCGAGGCGCTCCGCCAAGAGGTGCGCGGGCTGAGCAATTCCATACTCAACCTAAGGCAGGACGATATGCGCAAGGTGTTCGGCGACCAGATCAGACCGGTGCTGATGGACCGGATAGAGCGCCATTATTCCCGTTTGACGATTTCCGAAATTCAAGCAGCCACCCCCAGGTCCTCCCTGACCGAGCTGGTGGACCAGACGATCGCCACCTTCCAGCAAGAGGGAAGATCGAGAGCGCTGGACAAGGTCGAGGAACTCGAGAAGGGACTGGCCCATGGCGACAGCCGTTTCGAAGCCGAGCTCATAGCCCAACTGAGAGAGTATATCCAGTTGTCGGAGACGATATTCAACCAAACTGTCCCCGAGGTCCAGGTCGAACGGGACGCAAGGAACGGCTTAGGGTCGAGATCGATCTCCCCGGATTCGTTCGAAAGGTTACTTGCCCCTCTTTCTAACGCCAAGCGCGTCCAGGTCATGATGCTCCTTTCCAGGGAGAGCAACAGCCTGGCGGAGCTGTGCAAGGAGCTTGAGCTGCAAAAGGGACATCTGCAGTTCCACCTGAAGGCGCTGCTCGATGTGAACTACATCCGTTTCGACCGGAAGAGCCGGCTCTATTCCATGACGCCCCGGGGGACGATGGTCCTGGAACGGGTCGCAAAACTGATGGATGACCTGATGGCGTTGCCTTGA
- a CDS encoding thioredoxin family protein, giving the protein MTLPPLQYPMQLMTRSPDFFGLRGVDGKEYSLSSFDGKDVLVIMFMANRCPTARVYTDRMNSIQRDYGGRGVQLVAVNSDSQYLFSTETYPEMVRIAQERGFTFPYLKDESQDLARSYGALVTLHAFVLDRERLIRYRGRIDDSRDPDLVTVHDLRNALDDILAERPVRVPETRPFACAIEYFGPCADCGDRLPERP; this is encoded by the coding sequence ATGACCCTCCCGCCGCTCCAATATCCAATGCAGCTCATGACCCGGTCGCCCGATTTCTTTGGTCTGAGAGGCGTCGACGGGAAGGAATACTCGCTCTCCTCGTTCGACGGCAAGGACGTGCTGGTGATCATGTTCATGGCCAACCGCTGCCCCACCGCCCGTGTCTACACGGATAGGATGAACTCCATCCAGCGTGATTATGGCGGACGAGGGGTCCAGCTGGTAGCGGTGAACTCCGACAGCCAGTATCTTTTTTCCACGGAGACATATCCGGAGATGGTGCGGATCGCCCAGGAGAGGGGCTTCACCTTCCCCTATCTGAAGGACGAGAGCCAGGACCTCGCGAGATCGTACGGGGCGTTGGTGACCCTGCACGCTTTCGTGCTGGACCGGGAACGGCTCATCCGCTATCGGGGAAGGATCGATGATTCGAGGGACCCCGACCTGGTGACCGTCCACGACCTGAGGAATGCACTGGACGATATCCTGGCCGAGAGGCCGGTGCGGGTTCCGGAGACCCGGCCGTTCGCCTGTGCCATCGAGTACTTCGGGCCCTGTGCCGATTGCGGGGACCGTCTGCCCGAAAGGCCATGA
- a CDS encoding DUF1638 domain-containing protein gives MRIGIISCETFERNLEPLIKDDQDIVYKEYLEFGLHEYPEELKKKVIEKVNSLEGKVDAVLLGYGICNSLKDITQQLKVPTIQLRGDDCIGVLITPEEYAAERKKCAGTMYHTPYFALMNREWFEKKMREQMPNYEELGISLDWYLQKMFDGYSRVLFIDDGLGDIEKYVALSKQFAVELNLRHECRLGTPEILQQSLAMTKELAASTVHED, from the coding sequence ATGAGGATAGGCATAATCTCCTGCGAAACGTTCGAAAGGAACCTCGAACCCTTGATCAAGGACGACCAAGACATCGTCTACAAGGAATACCTGGAGTTCGGACTCCACGAATACCCGGAGGAGCTAAAGAAGAAGGTCATCGAAAAGGTGAACTCCCTGGAGGGCAAAGTGGACGCGGTCCTCCTCGGTTACGGGATATGCAATTCGCTGAAGGACATAACCCAGCAGCTGAAGGTCCCCACGATCCAGCTCAGGGGCGATGACTGCATCGGGGTGCTCATAACGCCGGAGGAATATGCGGCCGAGCGGAAGAAGTGCGCCGGTACCATGTACCACACCCCTTACTTTGCCCTAATGAACCGCGAATGGTTCGAGAAGAAGATGCGCGAACAAATGCCAAACTACGAGGAGCTGGGGATCTCCCTTGACTGGTACCTGCAGAAGATGTTCGACGGCTACTCCCGCGTCCTTTTCATCGACGATGGCCTTGGTGACATCGAGAAGTATGTGGCGCTCTCCAAGCAGTTCGCGGTCGAGCTGAACCTCAGGCATGAATGCAGGCTGGGGACCCCGGAGATACTGCAGCAGAGCCTGGCGATGACCAAGGAGCTTGCAGCAAGCACGGTTCATGAGGATTAG